AAGAACCCGAGAATCCATCATTTTGTACGGGAATATCCGGCATTGGCCTTTGACGAAGGCGTATCTCTTTTCGTTCAGCGGACTGCCATGGGACAAACACCCGGTGATGTTTGCGCCCGTCTCAATGAATTGACCGCCCTGATGCGGCATAGGAATATGCAATCAAGGCAGCGCCGCTCCTGTCTTACGGGATTTTTGGAAAACGCCTTTCTCCGGACGTACTCTTCCCGGTACTCCCCCATGGATATGGAAGCTTTATCGCTTTGCGCCCTGATGGAACTGGAAATGGAGGAAGGATGTCCGCCAAGCCTCCGGAGCCGCATCTTAAAAATTTGGGAAAGCGCGGCAATATCCATGGAAAAAGGAACCGGCCTGCAAAGAAAACTGGCGGCTCTTTTATTTATAAGGACACTGCGGTACGGAAAAGAAGATCCTTATTTAATGGCCCGTTGCGGATATCGGTTAGCCAATCTTTATATACGCATGAAAGAACCGCAAAAAGCCCGGTGGGCGGCATCCTTTATTCCGCCTATCCGGGGCATGGAAGGTTCCCGTGCCTTAATTCAGAAATGGACAACACCCGCTTCCAACAAAAAAAAATCGTAAAAAATAACCTCATTCAACCTGCCTGATCATCATATGGACAAAGCATTAATCTCCCGATGTTTTTTTCAAATGCCTGTTTTGCTTGCAGTTGCCGGCATTGCTGCACTCTCTGTCCTCCACGCAAAAGGACAACAAGTTTATGAAGGGAAGACAACAATGGAAGCTTCCCTGTCTCCGGTTGAAGTGGTAGCCAATCTTTCCCAGCTTGCAGATAAATTGAAACAATGCTGCGCCGGAGAACTGAAAATTCCCAATACGACGGAAGTAACCGACCCCAAATCACCCTCCACGATTTCATATAACGGGAAAATTTCCCTCAAGGATTTTAAGGATGAACGTATTTCCCAACCTACAACAGTTGCCTGGCTTTCCCTGATTTCCGATGACGGCTGCGACATCACTTATACTACGGAACAAGGTGAAAAAACAGACTGGCTGAAGGAACATGGACAAGGACATGACATTTCCAAAGGCCGCCGGGACTGTCCGCATGTCCTGAAAGCGGGATCTTATCAATTCCAGATCAAATACTCGCAAACCTATTACAATCCAAAACCGGGCACAAGTGACTTGGACGGCATCAGCCTTGTAGTTGCTCCCATTGTCGTTGATGTGTGCATAGGAGAAAAAACGGTTCCCGCCCGCAAAAGCCACCTCTTTTTAGAGAAAAAAACCCAGCTCCGGCTTGCTATTAATAAAACTTACCTGGCGAATGGCCCTTCCGAAGATTCCGGAGGCATCCCCATCAAATGGGAAGCTCAAGCTTACTCCAAATGCCCTCAGCGATTTAATGGAGTCATTCTGGCACGCAACCATACGTTCCAACCCAACAATGGCGCCTGGAAACCCATCGGCAAAGGACCGTGCATCACCTATACTCCGACAGAAGTAGAACTAATCCGTGTGATAATTGGTGACAAAATCTTTTACTATGAAGGAATTCCCAATCGCCTGGGGGAAGTTTACTGGGCCATCCGTCCTTGTCAGGGCCTGCCCATGGCAAACCATCATTTTCTGTTATTTGTTCCTGACGACCCGGAAAAATTAAATCTCCCAAACCCCGGACTTGCCGACTGCAACGCCATCCCAAAAATGAAAATCATCACTATCGGAGGAGATGCAGGAGCGGAAATCAAATACCAAAAAAAGCTCAAAATCATCCCAGCTGCCGGGACCGTTTATTATAAGTGGATTTATGAATCCCTATCTCCCCCATTTGCTCAAGCAGGTATAGCCAGCAAATATATTGATTGCTTAACTAACATGGTTTACCATAAAAACGACAATCCTGATATAGCGGCTGTTGAAAACTGGTTCAAAAACCAGCATGACAAAAAATTTACAAATTTCACAAATATCATAGCTATTCAGAACAAGGAACTATTTCAAAAAGTTCTTCATTTTTCACAAAGTTATAATGAGCAGGAACGATATCTAACCAATCCACCAACTAACCGAAATCCAGAAAGTACAGAAAATGGATCAAATTGTGCTTCCTTAGTTTCTTCTATTTTACAATATAGTGGAGCAACTTGGGAACAGGTACTTGAAGCAGCTGACACAAACGGCATTGATGTTGGAGAACGCCGTCTTATCCCTATTAAACGTTTCAACCCCTAATTTCCATGACACAATCAACCACCATAGCATTCTTATCGTCGGCTTTTATATATTTCTCAGTTTGCCAGGGAGATATTTGTCAAATCAATGGTCTGAGTCCAGAAGATTTGAAAAATCTCTCTTATGATCCTCCAGGGAATGAATTGCTTTCTGAGGCACAAGATAAAAAAGCATGGCAGACATTCGTTGAAACCTATGAAGCGCCTGTAGGCAAAGTACAGGATTGGTATAATTCCATTAGGGACAAAGATTCTGCTGATGCTGCAGCCGATGCGTTCAAGATAGATGTCCTGCCAATTCTTAAAAAGCTGACGGGACGTTCTGCTGATATAAAGAAACAAGTCCTTGCTATTCCAGCTTCTTCTGAAATGCAAAAACTCATTCTTTCACGTATCCTCACATTGCAGAGCCGCTTGCTAGTAATTTTTCTTCCTATGCAAGACAGTAAAAAGTCAAGTTCCGATGCTTGTTATCATGGCAGCGAAAAACTCTTTGACATATTTCTAGGTCTAACGTCAACAACAGCCATGGACATTTCAAAATTTATTGAAACTCAAAATGAAGACCAGGAAAGCATTGAAGCAGCTTTCAAAGAACCATGGACAGAGACATCATCTTCTTAAAAAGCAGTTTACAGAGAAATTGCGTTGATCTCTATTAAATTTCCATCCTTTTTTTATTCTTCCCTCAATTAAGTTCCACTTACCATGTATTAATAGTGTTTCTTTGCCTCACCTGCGTGCTCTCATCCAGGAACCGCCACAAATCAATAACTTAGCCATTGCACAGAGAAAAGTTGCACAGAATAAATGTTTATTCCCCTTCATTCAGGAACCCTGTCATGCTTCCATAATCTGATGATCTTGGAATACTCCATCATTCTCACATTTGCATCTTCCCTCTTTATTTATTATTCAGCGTGCTATGGGGACACCTGCCAAATCAATGGACTGGAACCGGAAGTCTTGAAAAGACTTTCTTATAATCCGCCCGGCAAGGAATTGCTCTTCAACGAACAGAATCAAAAAGCGTGGCAGACATTCGTTGAAACCTATGAAACACCTGTAGGCAAGGTACAGAATTGGTATAATTCCATCGTGGATAAAAATTCCGCGGACGCGGCGGCAAAATCTTTTTCTACGGAAGTTTCCCCTATCCTTAAAAAACTTACAGGACCCACTTCCGACATGAAAAAGCAGGTTCTGTCTATCCCTGCATCACCGGAAATGCAGAAATTTATTCTTTTGCGCATTCTCCAGCTTCAAAGCCGCCTTCTGGTTATTTTCCTTCCCATGCAGAATGAAAGGAAAATGGATGGCCACACCTGTTACCGGGGCAGCAATCTTCTTTTCGATACTATTCTGGAACCTACAGCCCAATCAGCCCAGGACGTTGCCAAATTCATTGATTCCCGGTATGAATCCCAAGAACACATAGAGGCTTCATTCAAAGAGCCCTGGTCCGCACCCGCCGAATAAACTTATTAACTATGTACCTGTTCCACACTTTATTCAGCGCAGAATGTGAAAAACACTGGCGGTTCTATTTTGGCAGATAGGGAGCCTCCGCTAGGATATGCTGCCGGAATCCGGCCTTGCCGGACCATTACCGGGAACTGGTTCTGGCGGATGTCTCCCCGCCTGAAGGGCCGCGGCCACCTGCTGGTGGACGCCATTGCCGCGGAACTGTGCTGACGGAGGGAGTTTTTCCCCTGTAAAAAACCGCACACCCGCGGAATTCATGAAAAGCTGTCATGGAAATATTCAGCCCGGGCAATATTATTCTTGGCTTTTTATGATTCGGAGACTACTCTTTTTACAGACAACGGTGTCTGCGTATTCAGATTTTGCCTTCTAATCCCGGCTCTTCGGGAATGCATTAAAGAACAATCAGATCACTTTGTCTTTTGATCATATGAACACAAAAATGTACGTAGGGAATTTGTCCTTCGATGCCACCGAACAGGACCTGAGGGATTTGTTTGGTTCCCATGGCGAAGTGACTGAAGTATTCATTCCGACCGACCGTGAATCCGGAAGGCCCAGGGGTTTCGCATTCGTAACCATGGAATCCGCGGATGCCATGAACAATGCTATTGAGGCCCTGAACGGCAATGAATATCAGGGACGCGCCCTGGTTGTCAATGAAGCCAAGCCCCAGTCAAACACGGGCGGCGGTTTCCGCGGCAACGGTGGCGGCGGCTATGGCGGCGGCGGCAGACGCGACAATAACGGCTACGGCCGTAATCGCCGCTAAAAAACGGAAATTGAGGGAAAGGCATTTGCCTCTCCCTCATCACCACACTTCCAGTAAGGCCCGGTGCTTCATGCTCCTGGCCTTATTATTTTTTATTGCCCATATTAGCCAACACAAGGTAGCAAATAGCTGCACTGGCAGACGCCGCAAACCCGCACGGGAGGGCATTTTTTCAAATCCCGCGAATAAAGCGGCATGAGCTGTAACAGCGTGTTTTCGTAAAGTTGGCACTACAAGCTGTCCCGTGTCCGGACCTGCTTACAGCCCTGGCGGACTGCACCTTTCCCCGAAGCAGTAAAAAGCGGCGGAATATTCACAAGGTAACGCAAGCGGCCGTCGCCAGGTGGATGGGGCGACTCTTTCAACAAAGCAGGTTTTACAGGTTTTCGCGAAGACAAGAAAATGGAAAACCTCAATTAAGAAGGACCCAAGGGGGAACACGCATTATGGCAAAAAGGCGTACCTGACCAGTCGGACAATGAAACTTTGTCAGAATGATTTATCATATGCTAATTTTCCACTGCCCTGAAACATAATCGTTCCGCAGTTTTCAAAACCATTCTTTTTCAAGATATGCTGCATGCGCTCATTCGGGAAATCAGTGTCTACCCGAATCGTTCTGACACCATTTTGAATGCACAATTTTTCAATCAGTTTGAATGCTGTTCCCGTTAGGCCCATTCCCCTGAAGCCCTTGTCAAATGCCATCCGATGAATAACTGCATATGGACCTTCCGTTCTCCATTTTCCTTGAATATTCCGATACGCCGGTTCCCCATCAAAGTCTATACACATATATCCGGCAATTACGCCGTTTATCTTCATGACATATCCCTTGTTACTCTTTATATCATTGCGGATGGTATCCTCATTGGGGTAATCATCCGTCCACTGAACAAAGCCCTGCTCCCTCTGGAACTCTCTCCCCATGCGAATCATGTGATTACACATGTTACAATCTTCCAACTGTGCTACTTCAAGCGTATTCATATTCATCCTGCCTTTCAAATTTTGAGCGAGTCCGCTTTCTCCGCCAAAGGCGGACTAACACACAACTGATCCATTACCTTTCCTTCTAATAGTAGCGTGTGGAAATGTCAAACGACTCATGGTGTTTCATAGCTTCATGGCACTGTGCATAACCCTGTTTGCCCACTTGGACTCCATTCTGCCCTTTTCAAATTGCACCGTACACCACATAAATACTGATTTCACGGGTTTTCCGGCCGGGAAAGGATCCTATCGCCACTAAACATTTACTATTTTTATAGATGCGCCGCGGCATGTATTTCTTCCAGGACCTCCTGCTGTATGGGCGGCGGCCATCCCCCGGCGCCGTTCAAAGGATAAAGCCTCCAAGCCAGGCCACAGCATCCCGGAAGGCAGTTTTTCCACCAGCGGGGCTTCCCCTCCGCTCCTAATCTATCCGGAACTGGCGCGCCATCTTTTTCAGCCACCAGTCCCGGTGCCGCATTTCATCCCTGCTACGTTCCAGTTCCCGGAGCTCGCTTCCGCGCAGGCCGCCCCTCATGTACCGCTCATCCAGCTTGCGCGCTTCCGCGCGCGTATCCTTCCGCAGGGCCTTGTAAAACTGAGCTCCGGTCACCAGGCCGGTGGCGGCCCCGCCCTGGCCCACCAGGTTCATGTAAAGCTTTCTCAGCCTGTTGTAGTCCTCCACCACCCGGTTGTATTTCAGCGCGGCATACTGGTAGCGCTCCTTCCAGTCCTCCGGACCGGGATTCACCAGGCGTTCTTCCACGGAGCCGGGTTCCGGCACGGGAGCCGGGGGGGCCTGCCCGCCGGAGGGCAGAGGCGTGAGAGGGGGAGGCTGGGGAACGGGGCGGCGGCTTGCTTTGGGAATGCCGCTGCCCGTCATGGACAGGGGGGAGCGTTCCGTCAGCAGGCTGTCCATGCGCACCTGTTCCAGCGTTTCCAGCAGATGGGCGCGCTCCTTTTGCAGGGAGGCATTGGAATCACGCTCTTCTGAAAGAGATTTCTTCAGCTTCCCCATGCTGCCGGACATTTCAGAATAGACCAGCGCGTACGCCCCCACGCACCCCAGCAGAAAGCCAAGGCCCAGCATGACGCCCCTTTCCCGCCAGGGCCCGGGACTGCGTTCCGGAGCCGGTTCCGGAACGTCCGGCTCCGGCTCATCATGGGAAGCAGTCAGGTAATGTTCCAGGGGTCCCTCGTCAGGCATGGGCTTGATTCAGAGTTGGGACGTGAAAAACGCCGGTTCAGGCCTGTTCCGGGCGGATGCTGTCCGCGCCGAAGTACGGCACAAGCGCTTCCGGAATGCGGATGGAGCCGTCCGGCTGCTGGCAGGATTCCAGCAGGGCCACGTACAGGCGCGGCAGAGCCGTGCCGGAACCGTTCAGCGTGTGGCAGAACTGGTTTTTGCCGTCCGCGTCCTTGTAACGCAGGCGCATGCGGCGCGCCTGGTAGTCCGTAAAGCAGGAGCAGGAGGAAACCTCCAGATACTGCCCCTGGCCCGGCGCCCATACTTCAATGTCGTACGTTTTGGCGGAGGAAAAGCCGAGGTCGCCCGTGCAGAGTTCAATCACGCGGTAGTGAAGCCCCAGCTTCTGGAGGATGGATTCCGCATGGCTACGGAGCACTTCCAGCTCCCGGAAGGAGTCTTCCGGCTTCAGGATCTGCACCAGCTCCACCTTGTCAAACTGGTGGATGCGGATCATGCCGCGGTTGACGCGCCCGGCGCTCCCGGCTTCCCGGCGGAAGCAGGGCGTGTACGCCGCCATCTTGACGGGCAGCTCGCTTTCCTGCAGAATGGTGTCCCTGTACAGGTTGGTCACGGGCACTTCCGCCGTGGGAATCAGGAACATCTGCTGGTCTTCCGTGCCGTACATGTCTTCCTCAAACTTGGGAAGCTGTCCGGTGCCTTCCATGCACTCCCGCTTGACCACAAAGGGAACGCCCACTTCCTGATAGCCGTTTTCCACGGTCTGCGTGTTCAGCAGGAAGTTGATCAGGGCGCGTTCCAGGCGGGCGCCCGCGCCGCGGTACACTACAAAACCGGAGCCCGTGATCCGCGCGCCGTCTTCAAAGGAAATCATGCCCAGGTTCGCGGCCAGCTCCACATGGTCCTTCGGGTTTTCAATGGCGGGCTTTTCGCCCCACAGCTTGATTTCCGGATTGGCCGTTTCATCCGCGCCCACGGGGCATTCCAGGTGCGGCAGGTTGGGAATGTTCATCAGCAGGGAGGTAAGCTGGGCGGCATTTTCCTCCGCCATGCGGTCCAGTTCCCGGATGCGGTCGCCGATCTCGCGCACGCGCGCTTCAATGGAGGAAGTGTCCTCCCCTTTTTTCTTGAGCATGCCGATCTGCTTGGAGGTGGCATTCCGCTCGGACTGCAACGCCTGCTTTTCCGTCTCGGCATTGCGGCGCGCTTCATCACACGCCAGAACGTCATCAACAAGCTTCCACGCGTCCCCGCTGCGGGGCTTCAGGCGCGCTTTCACTTCTTCCGGATTTTCTCGTATTACACGGATATCAAGCATAACGCGCACAGCTTGCACTCCATCCCTCCGCCACGCAAGCCAAATGAACGGACTTTCATGGAAAAACTTCACATGCAATAACCTGCCTTGCGCTCCGGCGCGGCGCGGTTTTCCTGAGGAGAAGGGGAAGGGACATCCTGCGGATTTGCCGCATGGCATGCGGAGCTCCTGACGGTCTTTTAGTGACCGTACGGCAATGCTTTTCCGTTTCCAGCAAGTTAATTCACCTCCATTCTCATTTGTTCTTGAAGAGTCCGAACGCCACAGGGTAGTGTAGCCACACTATGCAACAGACCGCACGCGCCGCTGTCCTGACAGCGCCCAAGACATTTGAAATCCGTGAGTACCCCATTCCCTCCATCGGGGATGATGAAATGCTGATCAAGGTGGAAGCCTGCGGCGTTTGCGGCACGGACGGCCATGAGTATAACCGGGACCCCTTCGGCCTCTGCCCCGTGGTGCTGGGCCATGAAGGCACCGGGGAGATCGTCGCCATGGGCAGGAATATCACGAAGGATACGGCGGGCAATCCCCTGGCCCTGGGGGACAAGATCGTGACCTGCATCATCCCCTGCGGCACCTGTGACGCCTGCCTGAATACGCCCGCCCGCACCAACCTGTGCGAGAACGTGGGTGTGTACGGCCTGATGCCTGACGACGACGTGCATTTGAACGGCTACTTCGGGGAGTACCTTGTCATCCGCAAGGGTTCCACGTTCTTCAATGTTTCCGGCATGACGCTGGACCAGCGCATTCTGGTGGAACCCGCCGCCGTGGTGGTCCATTCCCTGGAACGCGCCAAGTCCACCGGACTGCTGAAGTTCAATTCCGTGGTGCTCGTGCAAGGCTGCGGCCCCATCGGCCTACTCCAGATCGCCACGCTGCGCACGCTGGGCATTGAAACCATCATCGCCGTGGACGGCAATGATTCCCGCCTGGAACTGGCTAAGGAAATGGGCGCCACACGCACCTATAATTTCACCCATTACGCGGACTTGGACGGCCTCCTTGACGCCGTGAAGAAGGACAACGGCGGCCGCCTAGCGGATTTCGTCTTCCAGTGCACGGGCGTGGGCAAGGCCGGAGCGAACGCCTGGAAGTTCGTGAAGCGCGGCGGCGGCCTGTGTGAAGTGGGCTTTTTCATGGACGGCGGAGAGAGCGTCATCAACCACC
This DNA window, taken from Akkermansia muciniphila, encodes the following:
- a CDS encoding RNA-binding protein yields the protein MYVGNLSFDATEQDLRDLFGSHGEVTEVFIPTDRESGRPRGFAFVTMESADAMNNAIEALNGNEYQGRALVVNEAKPQSNTGGGFRGNGGGGYGGGGRRDNNGYGRNRR
- a CDS encoding GNAT family N-acetyltransferase; translated protein: MNTLEVAQLEDCNMCNHMIRMGREFQREQGFVQWTDDYPNEDTIRNDIKSNKGYVMKINGVIAGYMCIDFDGEPAYRNIQGKWRTEGPYAVIHRMAFDKGFRGMGLTGTAFKLIEKLCIQNGVRTIRVDTDFPNERMQHILKKNGFENCGTIMFQGSGKLAYDKSF
- the serS gene encoding serine--tRNA ligase, with the translated sequence MLDIRVIRENPEEVKARLKPRSGDAWKLVDDVLACDEARRNAETEKQALQSERNATSKQIGMLKKKGEDTSSIEARVREIGDRIRELDRMAEENAAQLTSLLMNIPNLPHLECPVGADETANPEIKLWGEKPAIENPKDHVELAANLGMISFEDGARITGSGFVVYRGAGARLERALINFLLNTQTVENGYQEVGVPFVVKRECMEGTGQLPKFEEDMYGTEDQQMFLIPTAEVPVTNLYRDTILQESELPVKMAAYTPCFRREAGSAGRVNRGMIRIHQFDKVELVQILKPEDSFRELEVLRSHAESILQKLGLHYRVIELCTGDLGFSSAKTYDIEVWAPGQGQYLEVSSCSCFTDYQARRMRLRYKDADGKNQFCHTLNGSGTALPRLYVALLESCQQPDGSIRIPEALVPYFGADSIRPEQA
- a CDS encoding zinc-binding dehydrogenase — its product is MQQTARAAVLTAPKTFEIREYPIPSIGDDEMLIKVEACGVCGTDGHEYNRDPFGLCPVVLGHEGTGEIVAMGRNITKDTAGNPLALGDKIVTCIIPCGTCDACLNTPARTNLCENVGVYGLMPDDDVHLNGYFGEYLVIRKGSTFFNVSGMTLDQRILVEPAAVVVHSLERAKSTGLLKFNSVVLVQGCGPIGLLQIATLRTLGIETIIAVDGNDSRLELAKEMGATRTYNFTHYADLDGLLDAVKKDNGGRLADFVFQCTGVGKAGANAWKFVKRGGGLCEVGFFMDGGESVINHHYDLCNKEVTAVGSWVYSPQDYPTTFDFLKRAYGIGLPLTKLISHRFKLDEITEALETNVQMKGIKIAVICD